The genomic stretch AAAGGTAGCGAATGACACTTCGTTGCTCATTTTAAAGTATTTTTTATGCTACGTTGCTGCAATGTGTATCATTTCGATATTCGTTGGATTTTCCAGTCTTATAGCAAAAATAAAAGATTCTCCCGGCAATATTTCCTTGCATAAAAATGACAACATGTTATTCTTCGCAACTCTTGCTCATATGACACATGAGGAGTTGATTGAGAAAATAAATAATAAGTATGGGTGTGAAAGCATAAATACGAAACACGAATATGATTTAGCCCGGCAGGTCATTATTACCAGTCAAATAGCTGCGAGAAAATTTAAGTTATTTAATATAGCCATTGCATTTACATTTTGTGGCTTATTAACCCCGTTGAGTCTAATAGTTTATAAGGCATTTATGGATCATGATAAATAGTTTAAGCGAATAAAGCAATATAGCAGGATATTTGATGGTCAGCATGTTTAAGTCCCTGAATTTCACCAAATCTTCAAGAAGCCAGTTCTACAATTGTCCATCTTTCCCGACAAAAACACTTACGGCCTGAACGACAAGAGACAAAATCTAAAAGGGCTTAGATAATAACTACAAAGCTCCCCTGGCCGGAAATAAGAGTAGCTTACAACAACAATGCCTACCCGTTAAAACACTTTATACGCTTAGGTGAACGATATGGGTGAAAACACGGTTTGAGATTCCTTTCGGGATTTTAATCTTTGCCGGACAAATACTAAATTATGGCAAAGAAGGTAAAAGTTACCGCAAAATCGGCAAGCAAAGCTGCAACTCCAGCCCATAAAAAAGCAAAGCATTCAGTCCTGAAATCAAAATCAGTCAGCCACAAAAAAGCTGTGACTGAGATCAACAAAATGCTTACTGACGCATTCTGGATCAACCGCACGCTGGGCAATACGATGGACCAAATTGCCGGTGTAGATCCATTCGTATTTGTCATTACCATTGAAGTGAATCCTGCTATTACTATTGTAATTGTTAATGTGAATGGTGTACGTGCAAAACAAGAAGACTTCAAAGTGGAAGACGGAAAAATCACCTGCACCGTTAAGGCAATGGTCTCTACCCTTGATTTTTTGCTGATCATTGAGGCTACGGGTGAACCTGAAACAGAAACCAGTTTTAACCTTACTTGTGACGGGCAAAAGGTTTTTTCAAGCGATAAAAAGATCAGGATCACAGGAACAGGAAAAGGGTCATTCAGTGAGCAAAATGTTCCATTACCCTAAAATAACCCATATGAAAAAAATATTCTCATTTTTAGCAGGCTTATTGATCACTACCAACGCAATATCCCAATGGCTCTCTCAAAGCGCCGAAGGAAAGGGGACGGTATTGTCCAAAGGCGCCACTGTTTCGTTGGATGTAGCAAAAACAGATATTTCTTTCTCTTTGAATAACCTGAACCGACCGGTATGGGTTCAGGGCGATAGTGCGGTTCATCGCTTCTTTTTTGGAGCCGCACTTAGCGCAAAGAATGAGGAAGGAATAGGTAATCTATTCTCTAAGGGTGATTTTGTTCCTTCTTCAAGGCTTACAGGCTTTTGGGGCGTCAAGCTTTTGGACAATCAGCCTAACTTCAGAAAAGAGGAAGAGAGGTTGAATGCAGTTTTGCAAGACCTTACTAATCGCCAGGTTGTTGATTTCCAAATCAGAACAGCATCATTGATCCGGCTTGAGGTAGAGGAGCGAGACAACCTGGCGAAAAATATCAGGGATAAGATTTCTTCGGATTGGATCGAAGAAGTCAAGACATCTGTTGCGGCGAAATTCATCGCCTACCTTAAAAAATACCAGCAAAACAACGCTTTTGTAGCACAAAATGTAGATGTCGCTAATATTATCGCAGATGTGATCGCAGGTATTAAAGCAATGGTAAAAGAATTTGATATTGAACAGAACAAGCTCAGGAAAGAGCTAGAGGCTCATTATAAAGGTTTTGTGGAAAGCAATCAGACTAATCTTTCAGTATTCACATTCGGAGGAATAGATGCGTCCAGCTTCAAAAGAGTGGATAGTATCCATACTACTGACCTTCCCGCCAGTTTCAGCAAAGAAGAGTTCCGTGGTGGTATCTGGGGAATCGGGCTAAACTATCAGACTAACAGGCTTAAGATAGGGTTTACCTATGCGTATCGAAAGACGAATAATTTTTCTCTGCTTGATAAAACCGATTATACACTTACCAGCATGTACACTTCGGGGGGACAAGAATTAAAACAATCTAAAGAGATTACAGCTTATACAGGCAAATACGGAAAAGTTGAAGTGAATGAACTGAATCTGGATGTCCTATATACCATCGGACTTGGTAAAGGCGCTGATACGTATGCAATGCTCAATGCATATCTCCGCTCCAACATGTTCTCACGCGATGAAGAATTACTTCCCGGCAGTTTCAATATAGGGGTAGCCAGTTACTTTTTTACGCGCAAATCAAAATTCCTCGGAGGCCTTTATGTAGAATTGCCGGATGTTGATGATTCTTATGAAAAATCAAAACCGGATGACAAACAGAATATCCGCCCTGCTATCCGGAGACTGACATTTGGTATCGTAGGAAAGTTCTCCATCAATTCCCTTATT from Candidatus Pseudobacter hemicellulosilyticus encodes the following:
- a CDS encoding DUF5706 domain-containing protein, which gives rise to MTTIEYLEKQYSHAFDMIKFGETKNATLIAFNGAIVIGMAKVANDTSLLILKYFLCYVAAMCIISIFVGFSSLIAKIKDSPGNISLHKNDNMLFFATLAHMTHEELIEKINNKYGCESINTKHEYDLARQVIITSQIAARKFKLFNIAIAFTFCGLLTPLSLIVYKAFMDHDK